In a genomic window of Apteryx mantelli isolate bAptMan1 chromosome 2, bAptMan1.hap1, whole genome shotgun sequence:
- the LOC106500483 gene encoding zinc finger protein 2-like isoform X1 has translation MAARPPAQVLVTFEDVVIYFSPEEWAELAGWQRELYRQVMLENYEVVTSLGWPCVKPEIICKIEREEEPCVRDLPDPHEWRRHQMSLPDGDIQMKKEEEEGPETLPAAAAFLGKPEPCSKRWGSSARGRLGRRRGGPAVRPRTQPLLALRQAALLKKNPPTCPECDKSFKSNTALTIHERSHTGERPFKCQECGKGFPSKGDLKRHQKTHAGKTEPPSLGAAICLPPKLLLARPQRGPLGPKRPHTCTQCGKSFNKSRDLKKHQQTHTAERPFSCPQCGSSFRLKQILVSHQKVHRGEKPFRCTDCGKQFSQKHHLLSHQRVHTGEKPFTCTQCGHRFSQKHHLVSHQRIHTGERPFICTQCAKSFKDKKTLIIHERIHTGEKPYKCNECGKTCSQKQHLKSHQRIHRGPRMLGALETRWREDAVVSPQGTRAEAKPFQCAACEKRFRDERIMLAHQRTHAEQGLLKSIPRVGQSLRLALQHSSQLEQARGPSPLLSGASPPQKLALTAPQGALAAKRPFACGNCGKRFTQSKYLRLHQRSHT, from the exons atggcggcgcggcccccggcgcag GTGCTGGTGACGTTTGAGGACGTGGTCATCTATTTCTCCCCCGAGGagtgggcagagctggcaggatgGCAGCGGGAGCTGTACCGGCAGGTGATGTTGGAGAACTACGAGGTGGTCACCTCGCTGG GCTGGCCCTGTGTCAAACCAGAAATCATCTGTAAGATTGAGCGAGAAGAAGAGCCATGTGTAAGAGACCTCCCAGATCCCCATGAGTGGAGAAGACACCAGATGTCTTTGCCAG ATGGTGACATCCAgatgaaaaaggaggaagaggaaggcccGGAAACGCTGCCAGCAGCCGCTGCGTTCCTGGGGAAGCCTGAGCCGTGCTCAAAGCGGTGGGGCAGCTCGGCCCGCGGCCGGCTGGGCAGGAGGCGGGGGGGTCCGGCGGTGCGGCCCCGTACCCAGCCCCTCCTGGCTCTCCGGCAGGCGGCCCTGCTCAAAAAAAACCCGCCCACGTGTCCCGAGTGCGACAAGAGCTTTAAGAGCAACACCGCGCTGACCATCCACGAGAGGAGCCACACGGGTGAGCGGCCGTTCAAGTGTCAAGAGTGCGGGAAGGGCTTCCCCTCCAAGGGGGACCTCAAGAGACACCAGAAAACCCACGCGGGGAAGACAGAGCCCCCCTCTCTTGGAGCTGCGATTTGCCTCCCTCCGAAGTTGCTGCTTGCTCGGCCCCAGCGTGGCCCCCTGGGACCCAAGAGGCCCCACACGTGCACCCAGTGTGGGAAGAGCTTCAACAAGAGCCGAGACCTCAAGAAGCACCAGCAGACGCACACGGCAGAGCGGCCCTTCTCCTGCCCGCAGTGCGGGAGCAGCTTTCGGCTCAAGCAGATCCTGGTGTCGCACCAGAAGGTGCACCGCGGGGAGAAGCCCTTCCGCTGCACGGACTGCGGGAAGCAATTCAGCCAGAAGCATCACCTGCTGAGCCACCAGCGCGTGCACACGGGCGAGAAACCCTTCACCTGCACCCAGTGCGGCCACCGCTTCAGCCAGAAGCACCACCTGGTTAGTCACCAGCGCATCCACACCGGGGAGCGCCCCTTCATCTGCACCCAGTGTGCCAAGAGCTTCAAGGACAAAAAGACCCTCATCATCCACGAGAGGATCCACACTGGTGAGAAGCCCTACAAGTGCAATGAGTGCGGCAAGACCTGCAGCCAGAAACAGCATCTGAAGAGCCACCAGCGCATCCACAGGGGCCCACGGATGCTGGGGGCCCTGGAGACCAGGTGGAGAGAGGATGCGGTGGTGTCCCCACAGGGCACCCGGGCAGAGGCGAAGCCCTTCCAGTGCGCAGCGTGCGAGAAGAGGTTTCGGGACGAGAGGATCATGCTGGCTCATCAGCGAACCCAcgctgagcaggggctgctgaaaAGCATCCCCCGGGTAGGACAGAGCCTGCGGCTGGCTCTGCAGCACAGCTCCCAGCTGGAGCAGGCGCGTGGCCCCAGCCCGCTGCTGTCTGGGGCCAGCCCTCCCCAGAAGCTGGCTCTGACGGCTCCACAGGGAGCCCTGGCTGCCAAGAGACCTTTCGCTTGCGGTAACTGCGGGAAGAGGTTCACCCAGAGCAAGTACCTCCGGCTCCACCAGAGGAGCCACACGTGA
- the LOC106500483 gene encoding zinc finger protein 2-like isoform X2: MAARPPAQVLVTFEDVVIYFSPEEWAELAGWQRELYRQVMLENYEVVTSLEIICKIEREEEPCVRDLPDPHEWRRHQMSLPDGDIQMKKEEEEGPETLPAAAAFLGKPEPCSKRWGSSARGRLGRRRGGPAVRPRTQPLLALRQAALLKKNPPTCPECDKSFKSNTALTIHERSHTGERPFKCQECGKGFPSKGDLKRHQKTHAGKTEPPSLGAAICLPPKLLLARPQRGPLGPKRPHTCTQCGKSFNKSRDLKKHQQTHTAERPFSCPQCGSSFRLKQILVSHQKVHRGEKPFRCTDCGKQFSQKHHLLSHQRVHTGEKPFTCTQCGHRFSQKHHLVSHQRIHTGERPFICTQCAKSFKDKKTLIIHERIHTGEKPYKCNECGKTCSQKQHLKSHQRIHRGPRMLGALETRWREDAVVSPQGTRAEAKPFQCAACEKRFRDERIMLAHQRTHAEQGLLKSIPRVGQSLRLALQHSSQLEQARGPSPLLSGASPPQKLALTAPQGALAAKRPFACGNCGKRFTQSKYLRLHQRSHT, encoded by the exons atggcggcgcggcccccggcgcag GTGCTGGTGACGTTTGAGGACGTGGTCATCTATTTCTCCCCCGAGGagtgggcagagctggcaggatgGCAGCGGGAGCTGTACCGGCAGGTGATGTTGGAGAACTACGAGGTGGTCACCTCGCTGG AAATCATCTGTAAGATTGAGCGAGAAGAAGAGCCATGTGTAAGAGACCTCCCAGATCCCCATGAGTGGAGAAGACACCAGATGTCTTTGCCAG ATGGTGACATCCAgatgaaaaaggaggaagaggaaggcccGGAAACGCTGCCAGCAGCCGCTGCGTTCCTGGGGAAGCCTGAGCCGTGCTCAAAGCGGTGGGGCAGCTCGGCCCGCGGCCGGCTGGGCAGGAGGCGGGGGGGTCCGGCGGTGCGGCCCCGTACCCAGCCCCTCCTGGCTCTCCGGCAGGCGGCCCTGCTCAAAAAAAACCCGCCCACGTGTCCCGAGTGCGACAAGAGCTTTAAGAGCAACACCGCGCTGACCATCCACGAGAGGAGCCACACGGGTGAGCGGCCGTTCAAGTGTCAAGAGTGCGGGAAGGGCTTCCCCTCCAAGGGGGACCTCAAGAGACACCAGAAAACCCACGCGGGGAAGACAGAGCCCCCCTCTCTTGGAGCTGCGATTTGCCTCCCTCCGAAGTTGCTGCTTGCTCGGCCCCAGCGTGGCCCCCTGGGACCCAAGAGGCCCCACACGTGCACCCAGTGTGGGAAGAGCTTCAACAAGAGCCGAGACCTCAAGAAGCACCAGCAGACGCACACGGCAGAGCGGCCCTTCTCCTGCCCGCAGTGCGGGAGCAGCTTTCGGCTCAAGCAGATCCTGGTGTCGCACCAGAAGGTGCACCGCGGGGAGAAGCCCTTCCGCTGCACGGACTGCGGGAAGCAATTCAGCCAGAAGCATCACCTGCTGAGCCACCAGCGCGTGCACACGGGCGAGAAACCCTTCACCTGCACCCAGTGCGGCCACCGCTTCAGCCAGAAGCACCACCTGGTTAGTCACCAGCGCATCCACACCGGGGAGCGCCCCTTCATCTGCACCCAGTGTGCCAAGAGCTTCAAGGACAAAAAGACCCTCATCATCCACGAGAGGATCCACACTGGTGAGAAGCCCTACAAGTGCAATGAGTGCGGCAAGACCTGCAGCCAGAAACAGCATCTGAAGAGCCACCAGCGCATCCACAGGGGCCCACGGATGCTGGGGGCCCTGGAGACCAGGTGGAGAGAGGATGCGGTGGTGTCCCCACAGGGCACCCGGGCAGAGGCGAAGCCCTTCCAGTGCGCAGCGTGCGAGAAGAGGTTTCGGGACGAGAGGATCATGCTGGCTCATCAGCGAACCCAcgctgagcaggggctgctgaaaAGCATCCCCCGGGTAGGACAGAGCCTGCGGCTGGCTCTGCAGCACAGCTCCCAGCTGGAGCAGGCGCGTGGCCCCAGCCCGCTGCTGTCTGGGGCCAGCCCTCCCCAGAAGCTGGCTCTGACGGCTCCACAGGGAGCCCTGGCTGCCAAGAGACCTTTCGCTTGCGGTAACTGCGGGAAGAGGTTCACCCAGAGCAAGTACCTCCGGCTCCACCAGAGGAGCCACACGTGA